The nucleotide window GACAGCAAGAAGGTCTGAGTTTAATTAAATCGGGAACCGAATCTCAAGTCTTAACTAGTTTAAGAGCGATCGCTTCCCAAAACCAAGTATTTCGCTCTTTCATCGGGATGGGTTACTATAACTGCATCACCCCAGGAGTAATTCAACGCAACATATTGGAAAATCCGGGCTGGTATACCCAATACACTCCTTATCAACCCGAAATATCTCAAGGGCGCTTGGAAGCTTTATTAAACTTCCAAACAATGGTCATAGATCTCACAGGGATGGAAATCGCTAACTCTTCCCTATTGGATGAGGGAACCGCCGCAGCAGAAGCGATGACAATGGCTTACAATGCTCAAGGTAAGAACCCAGTCAAAACCTTCTGGGTATCTCAAGATTGTCACCCCCAAACCATCGCAGTTGTCGAAACTAGAGCCAAATATTTAGGCGTAGAGGTAATTATTGGGGATTACAAAACCTGGGATTTTACTCAAAAAATCTTTGGTATTCTCTTGCAATACCCTGCCACCGATGGCGCAATCTATGACTACCAAGAATTTGTCGCCAAAGGTCACGAAAAAGGTGCATTAGCTATTGTTGCTGCCGATTTACTCAGTTTAACCCTACTCAAACCCCCAGGAGAATGGGGTGCTGATGTGGTAGTTGGCAATACCCAGCGTTTTGGCGTACCTCTAGGTTACGGTGGTCCTCATGCGGCGTATTTTGCCACCAAAGAAGCTTACAAGCGGCAAATCCCTGGCAGATTAGTTGGTGTTTCTAAAGATAATCGGGGAGAAGTCGCCCTCCGTCTAGCACTCCAAACCCGCGAACAACATATTCGCCGCGATAAAGCTACTAGTAATATTTGTACCGCCCAAGTGCTATTAGCTGTTATGGCAAGTATGTATGCGGTTTATCACGGTTCTGAGGGTTTAAAACGAATTGCTCTACGGATTCACGGATGGACGAGTGTTTTGGCGACAGGTTTAGAAAAATTGGGGTATGAAGTTGGTAAAGCTCCATTTTTTGATACCATCAAAGTCAAAGTTCCTGGTACTGCAAGCCAGATTTTAGCGAAAGCTACGGCTAACTCCCTCAATTTAAGAGAAATTGACAGTCAAACTATCGGTATCTCTCTCGATGAGACTACCACTAAAATAGATATTATCGATCTGCTAGAAATATTTGCAGTTGATGGTAACTTAACCTTTTCAGTCGAAGAAATTAGCCAGCACCATCTGGCTGAATTATCGATAATTAAGGGTTTTGAACGGACTAGCAAGTATTTAACCCATCCCGTCTTCAACACCCACCATTCAGAAACCGAATTGCTGCGCTATATGCAGCGTTTGCAGAATAAAGACTTATCCCTCACCCACTCCATGATTCCGTTGGGTTCTTGTACCATGAAACTCAACGCCACAGCCGAGATGATTCCGGTGACTTGGGCAGAATTTGGACAAATTCATCCCTTTGTACCAATCGAGCAGACTAAGGGCTATCAAATCTTGTTCCAGCAGTTAGAAAAGTGGCTGGCAGAAATTACAGGATTTGCGGCAATTTCCTTGCAACCTAATGCTGGTTCTCAAGGAGAATATGCTGGATTGTTGGTAATCAGCCAATATCACGCTCAAAAAGGAGATATTAGCCGTAATATCTGCTTAATTCCTCAATCTGCTCACGGCACTAACCCAGCGAGTGCGGTTATGGCGGGGATGCAGGTAGTCGCAGTCGCTTGCGACGATGAGGGAAATATTGATGTGGCAGATTTGCAAGCCAAAGCAGAGAAGCACAAAGATAATCTAGCTGCTTTAATGGTGACTTACCCCTCTACCCACGGCGTATTTGAAGAATCT belongs to Merismopedia glauca CCAP 1448/3 and includes:
- the gcvP gene encoding aminomethyl-transferring glycine dehydrogenase; its protein translation is MSDSSNYEQLIPSIDRNRPVKPSVDRVESNSWVTPSADWQLGDEFLWRHIGPQPEDIAQMLSFLGFSSLDELIDRTVPSQIRQQEGLSLIKSGTESQVLTSLRAIASQNQVFRSFIGMGYYNCITPGVIQRNILENPGWYTQYTPYQPEISQGRLEALLNFQTMVIDLTGMEIANSSLLDEGTAAAEAMTMAYNAQGKNPVKTFWVSQDCHPQTIAVVETRAKYLGVEVIIGDYKTWDFTQKIFGILLQYPATDGAIYDYQEFVAKGHEKGALAIVAADLLSLTLLKPPGEWGADVVVGNTQRFGVPLGYGGPHAAYFATKEAYKRQIPGRLVGVSKDNRGEVALRLALQTREQHIRRDKATSNICTAQVLLAVMASMYAVYHGSEGLKRIALRIHGWTSVLATGLEKLGYEVGKAPFFDTIKVKVPGTASQILAKATANSLNLREIDSQTIGISLDETTTKIDIIDLLEIFAVDGNLTFSVEEISQHHLAELSIIKGFERTSKYLTHPVFNTHHSETELLRYMQRLQNKDLSLTHSMIPLGSCTMKLNATAEMIPVTWAEFGQIHPFVPIEQTKGYQILFQQLEKWLAEITGFAAISLQPNAGSQGEYAGLLVISQYHAQKGDISRNICLIPQSAHGTNPASAVMAGMQVVAVACDDEGNIDVADLQAKAEKHKDNLAALMVTYPSTHGVFEESIQEICQIVHDCGGQVYMDGANLNAQVGLCRPGDIGADVCHLNLHKTFCIPHGGGGPGMGPIGVAAHLAPFLPKHPVIKVGGEQGIGAIASSPWSSASILPISWVYIALMGASGLQKATQVAILNANYIAKRLEAYYPILYKGKNGLVAHECILDLRQFKKTADIDVDDIAKRLIDYGFHPPTVSWPVAGTIMVEPTESESKEELDRFCEAMIAIRAEIRGIELGEVDKANNVLKNAPHTIADLTAIEWNRPYSREKAVYPTDAVKKHKFWATVNRIDQAYGDRNLVCSCPSMAAYS